One window of Desulfovibrio subterraneus genomic DNA carries:
- a CDS encoding alpha/beta fold hydrolase: MPLFNHADGQHLDVEGASIYFELRGNRNGKPLVLLHGGFGDMETFNALLPFMKADYLLIGIDSRGQGKSTLGDVPLTYARIQKDVEEVLKHLGITTASLIGHSDGGIVGLRLAAEGNITIEKLVTIGSHWHLAEDDPARALFAEVTAESWKAMFPESYNVYQRLNPKPDFCTLTDQILRLWLDTGPVGYPGEMIRDITGSLLVVRGDDDMLISRQQAVEIADMVAGACLLNVPFASHTIHEEKPELLMSCINEFLGK; this comes from the coding sequence ATGCCCTTATTCAATCATGCCGACGGCCAGCACCTTGATGTGGAAGGTGCAAGTATCTATTTTGAGCTACGGGGAAACCGGAACGGAAAACCGCTTGTCCTGCTCCACGGTGGCTTCGGTGACATGGAGACCTTCAATGCCCTGCTTCCCTTCATGAAAGCAGACTACCTGCTCATAGGCATAGACAGCCGCGGACAGGGAAAATCCACGTTGGGCGACGTACCACTCACATACGCCCGAATTCAGAAAGATGTGGAAGAAGTGCTGAAACATCTGGGCATCACCACCGCAAGCCTTATCGGTCACAGTGATGGTGGCATTGTCGGGCTTCGTCTGGCGGCTGAAGGCAACATCACAATCGAAAAGCTTGTCACCATCGGCTCCCATTGGCATCTCGCTGAGGATGACCCGGCGCGCGCCCTGTTTGCGGAAGTAACAGCAGAAAGCTGGAAGGCCATGTTTCCGGAAAGCTACAACGTCTACCAACGGCTCAACCCGAAGCCCGATTTCTGCACGCTCACGGACCAGATACTCCGGCTGTGGCTTGATACCGGTCCGGTGGGGTATCCCGGCGAGATGATACGCGACATCACAGGCAGCCTGCTTGTGGTTCGCGGAGATGACGACATGCTCATCTCCCGTCAGCAGGCGGTGGAAATTGCAGACATGGTAGCCGGTGCCTGCCTGCTGAACGTCCCCTTTGCCAGCCACACCATTCATGAAGAAAAACCCGAGTTGCTCATGAGCTGTATTAACGAATTTCTGGGCAAATGA
- the tpiA gene encoding triose-phosphate isomerase: MKKLMAANWKMYKTADEARETARALVDKVGSLPQDREVLIFPPFTALHGTVEAVKGAAGFNVGGQDVYPADEGAFTGEISPAMLAACGCNWVLTGHSERRHVLGESNTFVGQKTAYSLAKGLKVCLCIGEKLEEREAGKLTAIIHTQLETGLKDVPADISPEVIAIAYEPVWAIGTGKVAGPKEILEAHAIVREKLVAMFPATGAQMPILYGGSVKPDNASEIVSLDNVNGVLVGGASLQADSFSRIVLA, from the coding sequence ATGAAGAAACTGATGGCCGCCAACTGGAAGATGTACAAGACCGCTGACGAGGCGAGGGAGACTGCGCGCGCACTGGTGGATAAAGTAGGTTCATTGCCGCAGGATCGTGAAGTGCTCATTTTTCCTCCTTTTACCGCACTGCACGGCACCGTTGAGGCTGTGAAGGGCGCTGCAGGATTCAATGTGGGCGGGCAGGATGTGTATCCGGCTGACGAAGGCGCCTTTACCGGAGAAATTTCTCCGGCCATGCTTGCCGCCTGCGGCTGCAACTGGGTGCTGACCGGCCATTCCGAACGTCGCCATGTGCTTGGCGAATCCAACACCTTTGTAGGACAGAAAACAGCCTACAGCCTTGCCAAGGGGCTCAAGGTATGTCTTTGTATTGGCGAGAAGCTTGAAGAGCGCGAAGCGGGCAAGCTGACGGCAATCATTCATACCCAGCTTGAAACCGGGCTCAAGGATGTGCCAGCGGATATTTCTCCCGAAGTCATTGCCATTGCCTACGAGCCCGTCTGGGCCATCGGCACGGGCAAGGTGGCAGGCCCCAAGGAAATCCTTGAAGCCCATGCCATTGTGCGTGAAAAGCTTGTTGCCATGTTCCCAGCCACGGGGGCACAGATGCCCATTTTATATGGTGGCAGCGTGAAGCCGGACAACGCTTCGGAAATCGTAAGCCTTGACAATGTCAATGGAGTTCTGGTAGGAGGCGCTTCTTTGCAGGCTGATAGCTTCAGCCGCATAGTGCTTGCATAA
- the secG gene encoding preprotein translocase subunit SecG, with protein sequence MENLILILHIVACVALVILVLLQAGKEGMGVIFGGGSQSMFGSGGAGGMIAKLTGIMAVIFLFTSLSYNYMTGHSSSDESGIIDVKIEEKSAQDKPLLLEEAAPKQEPAEKPAQ encoded by the coding sequence GTGGAAAACCTGATTCTTATCCTGCATATCGTGGCCTGTGTCGCCCTGGTTATCCTTGTTCTGCTTCAGGCCGGCAAGGAAGGTATGGGTGTCATCTTCGGCGGCGGCAGCCAGTCCATGTTCGGCAGCGGTGGCGCCGGCGGTATGATTGCCAAGCTGACCGGCATCATGGCCGTAATCTTCCTGTTTACTTCCCTGAGCTACAACTACATGACCGGTCATTCCTCCTCCGACGAATCCGGCATCATTGATGTGAAGATCGAAGAGAAGTCCGCACAGGACAAGCCCCTTCTTCTGGAAGAGGCTGCCCCCAAGCAGGAGCCTGCTGAAAAGCCTGCTCAGTAA
- a CDS encoding inositol monophosphatase family protein, translating to MMDTAAYASILEAATAAVKESGSIIQDSWYKPRKVTLKGRIDLVTETDVAVEEDLKRRLHSILPEATFLAEESAGNAQLSDLAWIIDPVDGTTNFAHQIPFVASSVGLWHKGRMVAGIVNAPILNECFTAARGHGSAVNGRPMQVTATDNLEHALVSTGFPYSICENVEEILHWLSKTLVTTRGVRRCGAAALDFAFVAAGRYDAFYEIGLRPWDTSAGWLLVEEAGGRVTQLDTNLPFELYSRGVLATNGSLHDTMFTLLKKD from the coding sequence ATGATGGATACAGCAGCATACGCCTCTATTCTCGAGGCAGCGACAGCCGCCGTGAAGGAATCCGGCAGCATTATTCAGGACAGCTGGTACAAGCCCCGCAAGGTTACCCTTAAAGGCCGCATTGATCTGGTGACGGAGACGGATGTGGCAGTGGAAGAAGACCTGAAGCGCCGCCTGCATTCCATTTTGCCCGAGGCGACCTTTCTGGCGGAAGAAAGCGCCGGAAATGCCCAGCTGAGCGATCTTGCGTGGATTATCGACCCTGTGGACGGAACCACGAACTTTGCCCACCAGATACCCTTTGTGGCTTCATCAGTAGGGCTGTGGCACAAGGGCAGGATGGTGGCGGGTATTGTGAATGCGCCCATTCTGAACGAATGCTTCACCGCGGCCAGAGGGCACGGGTCCGCAGTGAATGGCCGGCCCATGCAGGTAACGGCTACGGACAACCTTGAGCACGCACTGGTTTCCACGGGGTTTCCCTACAGCATCTGCGAGAATGTTGAAGAAATTCTGCACTGGCTGTCCAAGACTTTGGTGACAACGCGTGGTGTTCGCCGCTGTGGTGCCGCTGCCCTTGATTTTGCCTTTGTGGCAGCCGGAAGATATGATGCCTTTTACGAAATAGGCCTTCGCCCGTGGGATACCTCTGCAGGCTGGCTGCTGGTGGAAGAGGCGGGCGGCCGGGTCACCCAGCTGGATACCAATCTGCCTTTCGAGTTGTATTCCCGTGGGGTGCTTGCGACCAACGGCAGCCTGCACGACACCATGTTTACCTTACTGAAGAAAGACTGA
- a CDS encoding NUDIX hydrolase translates to MIETIYQQLIEDITEFVEVVDENDKPFMVMPVNDVHTQPLRHRVVLTLLYDDGGRLYLQRRAKTKKLYPGRWDLSSTGHVKAGESREHAALRELNEELRVFPGKVNLLAQIPATPETDFAVISLFSARVGGDKPCPNPEEVAEGLFLDQEEFAAMYEGFRELLTPAVIWAAENGHLFSDLPDIGDPAELTDDELADVEIDEDSSEDDLPDDN, encoded by the coding sequence ATGATTGAAACTATTTATCAGCAACTCATAGAAGACATTACCGAATTCGTGGAAGTTGTCGACGAAAACGACAAGCCTTTCATGGTCATGCCTGTTAATGACGTGCACACCCAGCCCCTTCGGCACCGGGTGGTACTCACACTGCTGTATGACGATGGCGGACGGCTCTATCTGCAACGCCGTGCAAAAACCAAAAAGCTGTATCCCGGCCGTTGGGACCTATCATCCACCGGCCACGTGAAAGCCGGGGAATCGCGTGAACATGCGGCTCTTCGCGAGCTGAACGAGGAGCTGCGAGTCTTTCCCGGCAAGGTCAATCTGCTTGCGCAGATACCGGCCACTCCGGAAACGGACTTTGCCGTCATATCCCTGTTCTCTGCCCGGGTTGGGGGAGACAAGCCCTGCCCCAACCCTGAAGAAGTGGCCGAAGGCCTGTTTCTGGATCAGGAAGAGTTCGCCGCCATGTACGAAGGCTTTCGCGAATTGCTCACCCCTGCGGTCATCTGGGCTGCCGAAAACGGCCATCTCTTTTCTGACCTTCCCGATATCGGCGATCCCGCCGAACTGACTGATGACGAATTGGCGGATGTCGAAATAGATGAAGATTCATCAGAAGACGATTTGCCTGATGACAATTGA
- the rimI gene encoding ribosomal protein S18-alanine N-acetyltransferase, protein MSDTTLPKEQGGPVSSAGEHADELADGQGNNQAKVQVNVQAREQAGDPKTAAAAVSAQNADFFKLGPEHITEVAELEKRCFSMPWQEKQFRLAFEQHVFSIFGLRQNGALVAYVAVYHTPYELEILNIATHPDHRRQGLGKRLLGLMLQIGVKMGIETSVLEVRRSNAAAIALYESYGYVQCGVRRHYYTDTNEDALVYTKSLQEDAASA, encoded by the coding sequence ATGTCAGATACCACATTGCCGAAGGAGCAGGGCGGGCCGGTTTCTTCCGCCGGGGAACACGCTGATGAACTGGCTGATGGTCAGGGTAATAATCAGGCCAAAGTTCAGGTCAATGTACAGGCTCGCGAGCAGGCCGGTGACCCGAAGACCGCAGCCGCAGCTGTTTCCGCGCAGAATGCGGACTTCTTCAAGCTCGGGCCGGAGCATATAACCGAAGTCGCCGAACTGGAAAAGCGCTGTTTTTCCATGCCCTGGCAGGAAAAGCAATTTCGTCTTGCCTTCGAGCAGCATGTATTTTCCATATTCGGCCTGCGGCAGAATGGTGCTCTTGTCGCGTACGTGGCCGTATACCATACCCCGTACGAACTGGAAATCCTGAACATTGCCACGCATCCCGATCACCGCAGGCAGGGGCTTGGCAAGCGGCTTCTCGGTCTCATGTTGCAGATCGGCGTGAAGATGGGCATAGAGACTTCCGTGCTGGAGGTTCGCCGCTCGAATGCCGCAGCCATTGCCCTGTACGAAAGTTACGGCTATGTGCAGTGCGGCGTGCGCAGGCACTATTATACGGATACCAACGAAGACGCTCTTGTTTACACCAAAAGCCTGCAGGAAGATGCCGCATCGGCATGA